In the genome of Epinephelus moara isolate mb chromosome 14, YSFRI_EMoa_1.0, whole genome shotgun sequence, the window CTCCGACACAGAAAAGAGACAAGCGTAAACGCAGTGTTCGGCTAATTCAGTGGTTTGTTATTATCCCGGGTCCCAGACAGCATGCGTGTGACGTCGTTGACCTTTCAACTAGGATGTGCACTGCAACCTGGGAAGTGTAGTTTTTGTTCTGCTGTTccgctctgctgctgctgctgttggttgAATTCAGAAAGATTTTGAGCACTTTTTACCAtaatatttacatataaaaatattttttataagtcTGAACCTTTTAAAATCGTTTTAACCTCTTTGTAATGTCTTTGTGGGCTTCTAACATGTAATAAATTAGGCATGTCATGTTTCGCTACATGTTTCATCTACAAATGTTATCTTTGGTGTGAAAGGTTTTACAGTATGTTTCAGCCCTGACATCAAAGGTCGactcagatttttttaaccataTAAATCTGAGCAATATCAATGgccatagtttaaaaaaaatccatttttagATCTGCTTTGTCAACCATTCGTCAGTTACTAGGCCTATATGTGTTATGTAACATTTTACAGCATCGTCCTTGACCTCATTATTGTTTTCACATAAACACATGTTCCCTCAGATCTACATATTAAAAtgctgtgacattttatattcaaataaTTTCCTTATCTGTTGAGATGCAATGCATTTACCAACTCTGGTGCATCAGATTGTTGTACATGgtgctctctggtggacaaatTATGTAACAGCGATATTGTCTCTAGAAAGTACCTTAAACTCCTGCAGCATTTCAtgtattacatttattcattccaATCCAATCTGTCAACATCAGCAAAAATTCTTACACATCTGTGTTTACCAATATCAGCCCATAACATATTTCTGTCGATGGATCAGACAGGAAATGTTACAACAGCTGTTgttacaactttatttatattttaggcAGCCAGGCTCCACCTTTGTTTAGCTTTCACTCATGGTGAAGCCTGCTTAAGccttcagttttatttaattaaccTGAAAACACCTTGTACAAattgtaaaatgtaaacagaaaacTCAGTACTGCactcatttgtgtttttagttGTATTTTAGAATAGATTATTATAGTGTTTCTAGGCTAGTTTCAGGTTGTGTGGTGTCAAATCAACATAaggaaatgtaaaatttcaacatatccattacatatgaaatgtacaaatgtacaaaaacatacaatgccaacatttattctggtggtTTGGTTGCTTTAAACTGGGTTCCATGGACTCCTGAAGGTTTCTTGATAAGCACCTGTGGGTCACTACTGAATACTACTAATAATAGGCCTGATCATTCTTTGCTTTGAAAAAAGGaacattaacaaaatattaaagaatCAGCTGTTCAGATCAGAGCATCTTTCTCCACCACTGTTACCACTACACTGCAGTGGCAGAGAAAAAGCTAGCCTGAAAAGCATATCAACATCTGGAATCTCTCGCGTAAGGTTCCCCTGGACAAATTGCATTTATATagaattcaattttatttaatacCCTTACTGAAACCTCCAAAAAAGGGATAAACTGTTTGTTGCTTTCCGGATATGGCTGTATTTGTGTCTGACTGATAAGCCATTGTTGCAGCATTTCCTGTAGGCAGTGGGGATCCATCCTGATGCAGAGTCAAGACCAAGCCCTGACATGTCTTTTAACATTTCCCCTTATAAAAAGCTGTGCGGGTGTGTCAGGTATTAAAGCCTGACACACTAGGTTAAGGGCTGACAATCACTTGCGTATACATgtatacagaaaaaaataaacgtaAATGATGTTGACTTTGGCTTTTAAATATTGGGAGCTTGATTTCAACGGGGCTGCGTGATCCTGTTCAACCAGCTCAGCAATAGAATTGTGGACTTAAATGAGGATGTAGTATTTGCTCAGTAGCTTTTGTTGCTCCGTGTAAACAAAGCGGTTTAATGTGTGGccattattttcactgtgacaGGCTGGGAAGACAGCAAGCCCTGTATATATTCTTTGGCTTTGTAACTTGAGTATCCATGCTGCTGATTTCTCTGTGATCCCCATCATAGAAGCCCCATTTTCCTATAGATTAACAAAACCTCTTTTGGCTCAGGGGACGTAAAACAGTGCAACAATACAATTAGAGTAAAGTTTTCCTTCTCTGAGGCGGTGAAACTCTATAGCAAGCTAAATGGCCCCAAGTCACAAGGGGAATGATAAACAGATTCTCAACGAAAAATAGGCTGGACAGCCAAACAAAAGTCCCTCTTGTCATTCTGACAGTAGAGGCTGTCTGtttcagaaacagaaagaaaaagtctGTTGAAGATGACTTTATATTTTGCAGAACTATACACTTACACCTAAGAGAAATATTCAAAAAAGCTAAATAATTAAAAGTCACAATAACAACATTATCCCTATCGCATAAGGggaaatgtaaacacactcaagGCAGTTATGAACTTCATGaactttgtgttgttttaaggATTTTGTAAGTCACAGGAACATTTAATTAAGGCACATTTTCACTCTTAAATCCAAGATTATTGAGAAATGGCTGAATTATTATCTCCATGCTCTGCTGGTATTATATAAGCTACAGTTTGGGTTATGCCCCTTTATTCCCTATTTGTGTCATTAAAGCAGTGGATCAAAATGCGCTTTGTGGAAGATTTTGCAATCCAAACCCCTTGAAGCCATGTAAACAAATCAGAGCGGAAACTTTAGGCTTATGTCTGGGTGTCTCCGGATTATGTCTGGTTTCTGGATTCTGATTTAAAACATTCAAAGGACAATTATTTAAGAGTAAATATGTGCAattccactgagaaaaacaaggtGCGCTGGTCTAGATTAGAGAGAACTAAAAAATCtaatgttttgaaaaaaatgttgttgtctAATACCACATAAGGCTCTTTGGGGCTGTCAGAGCCATACACAGCCTGAAGGTTGGACATTGTGTCTGCAGATAAAACCAAATTCACTTAAGATTACAATAGACTGTGCTCTGTCAGTGCGTCAGATATCTTGAATGAGTCGACTTGGAGAATCAGGGAATCCAAGTTAATTTCCCTCCTGCAGGGACTATCCGCCTGAGGTCAGATCCAGCTGATGGGATGGGGAGTGTGGGGGGAGGGCCCACAACCACTGGCTGCATTCAGCATCACAAACAGCTTCAAGCTACAAAACAGCAGGCACATTGAGACCGGAAGTTAGGCAATTAGtatgccttcaaaataaaatgctgacCATAGAAAGCCTTTTGCATGTAAATATGcaatgaaaaaatacattttctttggttttagTTGTTCCCCCGGCCGTTATATTCAGCTCAGTGACTTATTGCTAGTAACTTAGTAGCAGTTCGGTAGCAGTTGGAGTTTAACTGACATTATTATAGCTTTGTTTAGCAAGATATGTGCAAGCCATTATAAACAGGTAAGTTTCAGGAAGGTCTTTATTCCAAAATCTCTGGTTGGAGCATTTTCCTTGGGTACTTCATTTATAGCAGTGCTTTGTATATAATTTTAGTTGTTAAATACGTTTTTCTGTGATGGGTTTACTGCTAAGTTAGCCATAACAGTTACAAATGTTAGCTGTTGGGAGCTAACGTTATGTGTTGCTACACTGCAACATTTGAAGTTATTGCTAATTAGTTTATTTTGGGCTAAATTCGGTGTCGTGtggaaacacatttatttaattaactattttatgtttattttataccTTACTTGTGTAAAGGGATAATGTAACATTaactagtttgacagtttgcccagctaacgttacaacGTTAGCTAAATCCGTTTGTCATGAAACCATGGTAATGTCATAAGGATgctctaaaatacattttgggaGGAGTTTCATTGAACcacagtttttcttttgtggACTAAGGTTCTTTATGTTTACTCGACATATCATTAATGgcacttttgttttatttcttgatTTGTAAAAGGACAATGTAACCATTACTGTTAGCCTAGCTCGACTAAACGTttgtagctagctaacgttagttaacTTGGTTCTCTTGAAACCATGGTAACGCTATAAGGGAGGGGTGTCATTGTAACcacaatttttctttttgtggacTAACGTACTTCTATGTTTACTGGATAGATTACTAGTGGcacttttgctttatttttttttatttaaaatttaacagtTAACCTAGCTAAACTAACTAGCTAACCCGGTTCTCTTGAAGCCTTGGTAACCTCATAAGGATGctctaaattatattttagGAGAAGTTTCATTGTAACCACAACTTTTTTGTGGCTAAAGgttattttctgtttacttCATAGATCATTAATGgcacttttgttttatttcttgaaTTATAAGGGGACAATGTAACTAATTTGACAgttagcctagcctagcctAGCTAGATTATAGTTTCGAAGCTAACTAATGGTAGCTACATCTAGTTTTCTTAAAACCTTGGTAACTTGACAATGCTACTCCAATCCTTAACTTACTGttatatgtcttttttttttttgggggggggggggggggtatcgTAACCACAATCTTTCTAGTCTTCTGTGTTCAGCAGTTGGCTAATCACAGTCTTCTTTAGGTAAAAACTCTGAAGGCTATATCGTTTCTTGATCCTACATTGGAACTGCATCAGCAGTTAAACCTGCGGCATACCCGTAATgggttttattgtgaaagttTTGACCGGATGTCTTAGTTCAGTAATGTTGCTGTCTTCACCATGGTATTGACACTGTCAGTCTCTCACAAGTGAGTGAAAGCTCAGGGGCCGTAGCGATCTGAACGCAGTGCCATCAGCATACCACACAGGGTCTGACCTGCCATTGAGTGCCGAAATATTCAGGAGtctttgtttcatgttttgcCAGAACAAAAGGTTGTCCGGATGACTGCAGAGTGCCCTTCCATCTGAAGCACCAGAGGAGGCGGTTCTTCAAGTGTCTTCATATCTATGGAATAAAACCAGGTAAGGTGTCACACTCATAGGTGATCTATAACGATGCAACAGGGCATTAAGATGTGACATGTGTAGTAGCTGAAGTAACGCGTTATTATCTTATTTTTCTGGTATCTTTTACACGCTATAGTAACGTTAAGGTGACTAGTCCCGTTATGTCCCCTGGTATGTGGGGATAAATCGAAACGCAAAGTAATGATGTTACACCGTTAATGTCGCTATGTCAGCTCCTGTTTTTCATCACAATGGGCCAAATGCAAATGCGTAATGCAGATTCGCAAACTGGCAATTGCATTCTGGCATCACAGTCTTGTCGATACATCCCGGAGGTGGTAATCGGTTGTTCCCTCTACAGCTCCTTGCCTCggacagaaaaaggagaaagGCGGCGGTGAGGGAAAACAAACTATGTTGCCAAAATCAACTTGAACTGAGGATTTCTGTTGTAAGGCTGTATGTTGCACCACATGGGCTgtcactgtcagtgtttttctgataatgTGCAGATGTGAAATCAGTCTGACTATTGCTGAAGAAATCTGCAGACAAGTGGGAACAAGAGACACTGcaactaaaagaaacattttgtaGACTTTACAGTCATGTTGGTTACTCCCTTAAATAGCAGTGTGGAACAGAGGAGGGTAGGATATCAAATAAATGACTACCAGATGTTTTATGTTGTAATAATGACCCTACTGTAAAAGACTTTATGGCATTGATGAAACTTAAATAATCATCTATGATTGTGCAATCACCAAGCAGCATGTGTGCTATGTGTAAACATATGTTGTAACATTAGATTCGCTATTTTATAATCCCCATCCTTTATCTCCAAATAATATGTGGTGTTACAGTGGAAGGAAGCAGAATAAGAGGAGAGACAAATGTGTGAACTGGTCCATGAGATTTAACTAATTTCCTCTAAATCTATTACAGTTTATTGACTCATTTGTTATTGCTGACTTGCACAGAGCatttccataaaaaaaaaacccaattaATCATGCAAGCAAGCTTTGCATATGTCTCAGAGGAAATAATTCAGTGGAGATGTTTCTGCGCATTCAGAAGTGTTGATGCTGTACAGTGGCAGTGGGCTGCTGCGTGGGCGGTTTAACCAGAGGACAGATGAGTGGGTTTGTCCTGTGTGCAGTGATTCAGCCTGCTATTAGCGGTACATGTGGGAGACCTGGCAGACAAGGTCGGAGAAAGGAAAGTTGCTTATATTTGAGGAGTGCCCGAAAGAATGTGCAGATGTTTTTCCATTGCAGTCGTTCTTTGACGCCACTTTACATACAACACAGACGTTTGCACAAGAACAGAATATCCCTCTTTATGGGATCAAGTCATCATCCTTAGGAACGAAACTGAAAATGTGAGAGAGGAACATGAGTTGTCACACCCGCGTGTTTATCTCAGGCTAAGTTTCCTGTACTGGGAAAGTCCTTTCCTTCCTCATGAAAAGTTCCTGCGCCATACTGGGGAGTCACGTTTATACACAAGGCATTTCCTCAGAAGTGTCTTTAGTCATAATACCAGCTTTGCAGGAtgtgaaacagtaaaatagaACTTTTAATGGATCTCAATGAAACTGTAATATCTTCACAAGCATCCATGACTGTGTGAAAATTCTCCAGATTACAAGCGTCAACTTGCAACTTTTGTTCCTTACTCACACTGAACATGAATGCCAAATGTCCTCCCAAATCAGAAAGTGTTTAACTGGTTTCCTGGGCATAACTCCTGTCAGTCTGAAagggaggcagggatcattccATCCATTTTGTGGCTAATGAACACAGCTCTTTGAAGAGTACTGAGAAAGCCTTTTGTAAAACACCATTGTCTGCCTGCTCGCTGCCACGGTAACACTCTCACACTGGCAGTGGGACTAAAATGCTGCAGTCAGAGCTGACAAATGCCTCACCAGAAtatgtgagaaaaaaataaagcctCATTTCACCTTGACTCCGCTGAGTGAAAAGAAATCCAATTTGTTGGATTTTTCACAAGTCATTACGTCTGTGAATTACCTTTTGAAAAGAGAGAAATACAAAATTGGATTTTACTGCGTTTAGTTAACAGAGCTCCCAACATGTAGAACCTAaaatgaagcagaaaaaaagcaagagTAGGGCCTTCTATTGTCTAGATGGTAAAATAAAGGACCTGTGAAAGCTATAATTCCTTCCAGACTGGCACTGTGAACGATCTTTTTACAGAGCTttgtgtttgttcatgttcatcaCTCAGTGTCTCTTCTGTATATCTTATGTTTGCCAAGTGTGAAATCAACAACAGGACACAGAGGAACCACACACGCTTGTCCCTTTATTCTGAACCACCTAATATTACAACTCCAGCACAGAGAGAGAACGTATTTTTAGACCCCTGGAGAAAGATTTCCCCTTTTTTGGTCTGAGTCCTTATCCTGTTGATTTTATTAGAATGTGGGAACGTGTTTACACTAGTAAAATGCATTTCAGTGCAGAGTTTTTAGAAGCTCAGGGGTGAGACAGGATGGTAAAAAAGAGAGGATTTTGCTCTGAGGTTATGCCAGAAAAGGGCACTTGTGGGATCAATGTGTGTATTCATGTCAATGTCAGATGCCAGTATGATGTTGAGGAATGTTCCTCCTGCACAGTTGTTTCTGTGTACTAGCTTTTCACAAGTGTACCTTGTGcacatttttcagtgtttatatCCCAGCCATGAGCTcgaaaatacatttatttatgtagtaaACTGTGACTCTTGCTGTCCACACCAGGCTTTGAGCCAGGCTTTGTAGAGAGTTTTGACGAGCTGACAACGAGTCTCCCTTCTTTCAAGCAGGATTAAATAGGAATGTTTGGCAGAGCTGGTGGTGAGTGGACTGCTGACATATCTTTTGCTCATCCACAAAAGTGCAGAGCTATCATTTCCTATTCTGCTGTTCTTTCTGATAAGGCCTTGTTTTGGCCTGTTTCCTCTTGTCTCGATAGCAATGGCGACAATGTGTACTTGACAAAATCAATGGCTATCGGTGCAAACAGACGCCATCTGCCGTCGAAAACTAGCTGAAAATTTTCTTTGAAAAAACAATAGCTGAAAATTGTCTCTTGtcaactgcacacacaaactgtgaACTTGTTTCCCTTCTGTCCCCCGCAGCCATCATGTCAGGGAAGTCAGATGGGAAGAAGAAGTGGGCTGCAGTTAGGGATCGCCTGGGCTCCTCACAGGACTCAGATTCCCAGCAGGAGGCCAACCTAGAGAGTGCTGACCCAGAGCTGTGCATCAGACTGCTGCAAGTTCCCACCGTGGTCAACTACTCGGGGCTGAAGCGTCGTCTGGAGGGCAGCGACCAGACATGGATGGTCCAGTTCCTGGAGCTGAGCGGACTGGATCTCCTCCTGGAGGCCCTGGACCGGCTCTCAGGGCGGGGATGCTCTCGCATTGCAGATGCCCTTCTGCAGCTCACCTGTGTCAGCTGCGTGCGAGCAGTCATGAACTCCTCTGCAGGGATCCACTTCATTATAGAGAACGAAGGATACATCCGGAAGCTTTCCCAAGGTtgactattattttcattttgtgaaaAATCATCACATCCGCTGCACTCATTTCTCCGCatagtgtgcatgtgtgactaTATTACAGCATAGCCTCATAGCCCATTAAAAAAGCATTTCAGATActtcagaaaatattttaagtatGCAAactatttggtcaagatattaAAATCAGTTagataaatcaaaagaaaaccatgtttaacaacctgagtttttttacttattatgtaacaattgtaatgttttgtgaAATTGGTCATAACACTCCGTGACTCACTGTGCAGAGCTGAATTTTCCAGTCATGTACGCAGCTTTATGTACAGAGATGAGTCATTAAGGGTTGCTTTGGGACACATCCCTAAAAATGTAGCCTCACAGTGAGttgtgacacaaacacatgtttaTCTTGAGTACAGCGTGGCATCTTCAGAGGGCAAAGTTCAAGTTGAGCTTCCCAAAAGGCAGTGAAACAAAGCATCCTGCTTGGGTCTACACACATGGGGGAAAGAGAAGAGACAGGGGATTTTGCTTTAAGAGAAATTAATGGAAAGTCTGAGCACTCAACCTGAATTGATGTGTGTGATCATTATGCTTCGCAGCTTTGGACACTTCCAATACCATGGTGAAGAAGCAGGTGTTTGAGCTACTTGCTGCCCTCAGCGTGTTCTCTGCAGATGGTCATTCCCTGGCACTGGATGCCTTGGATCACTATAAGGCAAGTAGATGAACATATGGAAAGAAATACTGTCTTTTGGAAAAGTTTAGTTGTGGGATTTACCTCACATGATCTTACATCACCACTCTGAATGATAAACCCTTTAACAATGCCCTCTAGTGGTGGGTTGCATGCACAAGCATTGCACTCCTGTGGAGTCTTCCTCCTGAAGTTGATGACTTACACTGACTTTGATTTTTCCCCACAGGGCGTGAAGATGCAACAGTATCGCTTCAGCGTGATCATGAACGAGCTGCAGGCCACAGATAACGTCCCTTACATGGTCACACTTCTCAGTGTCATCAACGCCCTCATCTTTGGGACGGATGACCTCAGGCAGAGAGATAAGATGAGAAAGCAGTTTATTGGTAGGTTCTCCGTTCGGCTGCTGTTTTAGCGATTCATCAGGAGTCTAGAGTCTCATCATGAGTAAGGTCAAACTGCGGTAGACTGCAACAGCGTGTCCCCTCTGTGCTGAAAGTGACTGCAGATGGGAAAGCGGGCCATCAGTGGGAGCTCAATTACAAATATCTCTGTCACTGGGTCTGTCTAAGAATAGGTCGAATGGCCTCATTCTCACTTTGACAAAACGCCTGAGAACTAAGCAAACCTCAAGTGTATAAAGCATTGTGTATTCATGCATTTTACACcaaaaatgtgtgtgcagaaaaTATCATTACTCTTAAAGTTTAAATCACATTGACCTCATGTGATTTTGATAACATCATTTTAATGTATCTCACTATTAATCCATCTGTTTTCTGTAGTGGATTATTCTTTTTTATGTCCTGTAGAGTCTGTCCAAGCATACACTGGACAAAAACAGGATTAAACTTGGACTCAGGCTTTTTGTATGAGGCATCAGGGTTAAGCACTTTGACaaatatgtcatatttccaCCTATATAAACTCCTAAATTCTTTAAAATGCCATCCACCACCTTGGACCAATCAGCCATTTGTTTGGCCACTCCTCTCGTGTGATTGCTCACCTGTGACTCCCTGCCAAATTCCCCAGAAACTATTATATGCCACTGTGGAGACATGTGTGACATATTTTGGAGATAAACTTTCTTAAGAAAGGTATAATTAAGTGCTGTGATACTCAGGGCTGTGCTTTATTGTTGTCTTGCAGGGCTGCAGTTGCTTGATATTCTGCCAAAGTTAAGGTGAGCACTCCTTCTGTTGTTCACATTTGATTTTGTCTCTGAAGCAGATTTTACGCAACAAATTGAGTTCCAGTTTTAGAGGTCATTTTAAAGTCCGTAATAATTGGAAGGAAAATGGTGCTTTTAGAAAAGAACATTTGCAATTTGCGTCCATTAATGACAGTAATTTGAGGCCCTTGTCTTTGCttttttgaaaattgaaaatgacatttaaatgttatGAAGTGTCCCCACCAGTGATGTGTGCGGTGTGTGCAGGGAACAGGAGGATGGAGACTTGATTATTCAGTGTGAGGCTTTTGAAGAGGCAATGgctgaagatgaggaggagctGCTGCGGATCTATGGCGGCATTGACATGAGTGATCACCTGGAGGTTTTCACTACACTCTTTAACAAGGTGAGAGCTGACTGTCTAGAAGCCTAAAATagggtctgtggttaacacaagctcaaGAGACTTCCATgctttgttctacaacataaagcACGTCAGTAAGAACCCCCACTTGTcaattttgaagcctttagGCGTCTTAacaaaaggtggttgctaacaagtggctaaatgaatCTACAAAACCTCATCAGGCCAAACACGGTTTtacaacctcatggtggtggtAACGATAAAGTCATGCAACCATAGTGTAGCTAGCCTAACAGAAGCTTCTACtcctggtgattgcatttatgcttcaataatcatgaaagaaaaaatggcattcctgcagcactctattaaGAAGtcaagaaaatgaatgaatgaattgacgTTTCGTTAGTCGTTAgtctttgatttcttttttgtggTGCTGGTACACATTATTAGACTTAGGAATAAGCATGACGAGCCCTCTTTGTTTATGCTTTTGCATGTGCAGGTGAGCAGCTCTCCAGCCTCTCTCCAGCTGCTGTCCATCCTGCAGACGCTGTTGATGCTGGGGCCGGGCCGCTCTGATATCTGGCTGGCTCTGGAGTCCATCActaacagagccatactgctgGCCCAGGACTGTGAGTCAGCACTGAAGCAGCAATACATTCACTTTAGGTAGACTCTCTGGAGAGGCTAATGGCTAGTTAATGGCCTTCTCTGTGATTCATGTGTGAAGGGGAGTGATTATCCGGGAAAGCAGATCATAGAGGAAGCTGTTGACAGGGTCActgaaaacttttgtttttttgtagttcATATGTGCGTTTGTCTGGGTTTGTGCTCCAGCTCAGATGGAGTCCAATGAGAGGATCATGCAGCGGCTGATGTTCTCCAAACGCAAGAGCTATGAAGGTCATCATGAAGTTGACGGGCAGCTTGTGAAAGTGGATAAGGCCGTGCAGACTGATTTGGATCATCAGGACAAAGACATAACATCCTCTCAGAAGCCACTGTGTGCCTCTGttccacctccacccccacctcctcctctaccCCCTAGTATGACTACTAAGCAGTgcccacctccacccccaccacctcctcctccaccgctACCTGGAGGGTTTGGTggacctccaccaccacctcccttGCCTGGaataccaccaccaccacctccaccgcCACTGCCCGGCGGTCCAGGCATTcctcccccaccccctccaccacccCTACCAGGGATGGGCGGCGGACCACCGCCACCACCTCCCTTACCTGGCatgccacctccacctccacctcccccaGGCATGATAGTGGCTCAGAGTAGCCAGGCCCTGGGGTGTGCTGCACCTGTAAAAGCACACCGATGCCCCACCCTGAGGATGAAAAAGCTCAACTGGCAAAAACTCCGCACAGTTACTGGTGAGTGGATACAGCATTCTTGTGAAGGCTCAAATTATTTCAACTGCAATCTGTCACTTGCGTCATGAGGCAGCAAACTCTGGCTGAATCTAATTTCAAAAGTGTCAAGCCAATTTTGAATAAGCTAAAtcatttttcttcttgtttttgtttagaaaGTTTTGCCTTCATCCATCAAGATATTATACGCCCCTTCAGGCCATTATTTTATGTTCAAATAGATGAGAGAGAAGGCATCTGTGCAGAGAATAGTTGATGGGGACAGAACATTGATATTAACAGAACCATTATTCCAAGCTTGGCTGTTATTTAATGTGGGTGTTGCAGAGGATTACCCTGTATTTTGGCCATGGTAGGATGTTGATACAAAATGGAGCCACATGAGCTCATGACAGGTTCCTCtcttcctgcacacacacagatggtcaCTCCATGTGGGCCTCAGTTCAGAAAGAGCCTCCTCCTCGGGAGCCGGACTACAGCAGTATCGAGCAGCTGTTCTGTCTCCCGGTGACCGAGCACAAAGACAAGGGGGCAGCTGCTCCTGTCAAGAAGGAGCCTAAAGAGGTGTGCTTGGTCAACACACGACGCCGCTCCTCAGAGCTGCAGCACTCAGAACAAACACACCTGATTATCAAAGTTGAAAAATCAATATGCCTCTTtaacttctctttttttgtacagattacaTTCATTGATCCAAAGAAAAACTTGAATTTGAACATATTCCTAAAGCAATTCAAATGGTAAGATGTTGTTCATTATTTTGATGATGGTTTTGGAATATAGTTTGGTCCATTTTTCATCTCAGTATTTTAAATTTTCTCTGTCCAGCAAAAATGAGGAGTTTGTAGCCATGATTCAGAATGGGGACCGTAGTAAATTTGATGTTGAGGTGCTAAAACAGCTCCTTAAGCTCCTACCAGAGAAGCATGAGGTTTGTACTCCTGAGCAATTCTCCATTTTTACCTAGAGACATGTTTGCACACGTATCTGTTCTTAAGAGTCCAATTTTTTTAATGGCAAGTATGACTCACTGTCTTGTACTTTCATGTAGATAGAAAATTTGAAGTCCTTCCAAGGAGAAAAAGACAAGTTGGCAAATGTTGACCGCTTCTACACCTCCCTTCTCACTGTGCCatggtgact includes:
- the inf2 gene encoding inverted formin-2 isoform X2, whose amino-acid sequence is MSGKSDGKKKWAAVRDRLGSSQDSDSQQEANLESADPELCIRLLQVPTVVNYSGLKRRLEGSDQTWMVQFLELSGLDLLLEALDRLSGRGCSRIADALLQLTCVSCVRAVMNSSAGIHFIIENEGYIRKLSQALDTSNTMVKKQVFELLAALSVFSADGHSLALDALDHYKGVKMQQYRFSVIMNELQATDNVPYMVTLLSVINALIFGTDDLRQRDKMRKQFIGLQLLDILPKLREQEDGDLIIQCEAFEEAMAEDEEELLRIYGGIDMSDHLEVFTTLFNKVSSSPASLQLLSILQTLLMLGPGRSDIWLALESITNRAILLAQDSQMESNERIMQRLMFSKRKSYEGHHEVDGQLVKVDKAVQTDLDHQDKDITSSQKPLCASVPPPPPPPPLPPSMTTKQCPPPPPPPPPPPLPGGFGGPPPPPPLPGIPPPPPPPPLPGGPGIPPPPPPPPLPGMGGGPPPPPPLPGMPPPPPPPPGMIVAQSSQALGCAAPVKAHRCPTLRMKKLNWQKLRTVTDGHSMWASVQKEPPPREPDYSSIEQLFCLPVTEHKDKGAAAPVKKEPKEITFIDPKKNLNLNIFLKQFKCKNEEFVAMIQNGDRSKFDVEVLKQLLKLLPEKHEIENLKSFQGEKDKLANVDRFYTSLLTVPCYQLRIECMLLCEETSSVLEMLKPKVKLVEEACQSLRTSTLMPSFCRLILDVGNFLNYGSHTGNAEGFKISSLLKLTETKANKSRITLLHHILEEAEANHPELLALPDDIEVCQKAAGVNLDSVQSEASALLKRLNDTAKKVSNSVEEVKEQYAKVLEENLKACQALSERFTAMEKKKSELAVYLCEDSNQLSLEDLFGTIRTFRELFIRALKENKTRREQAAKAEKRKKQLAEEESKRQKGENGKIIKKGFVPQNDGCIIDHLLADIRKGFSLRKTRPRCDSESLPSSEKHRDTCPSESSVKPVDEGAAELATISAPTKPQKEGHQASTGEMNGFISPSEETPPAPQSSVQDGPAAPPPKAPTGEPAMTIQTPLERPTSLPEGQHPQKPAVPPLDLTQPQPHVEAEHQPCLSTNGFSVDSTETSVFSPSSLSDTDLLEAVSECTPSLASEGVTPVEPADISVNVQIKECPLPNTDNVTQSSESNTTGEGKGETSNKKSHLAETAGQERKCIIVKTYVTTVREGSKGCDVPDGLESDDLPSVSEAVPPSLKPEPKKHSLFKRSKKKSNQGDSRKRKSRGRRTC